AGTCCGTGCCGCCCTTGTTGATGATGTCCTGCTTGGCGCGGACGATGCCCTCGATGACCGGGTCGACCGTCTCCAGGTGGGACGGGTTGGCGGCCAGCGAGACCTTGATCTGCTCGCCGTCCAGGCCGGTGAAGGTGCCCTCGGCGCCCAGGTGGTACTTCACGTCGCCGGAGCCGTGCATGGACTTGGGGTCCATGTTGCCCTCGAACTCGCGGAAGATCTGGGCGTACGACTTGCCGACGATGTTGGCGAGGACGTTCAGGCGGCCGCGGTGGGCCATGCCGATGACGACCTCGTCCAGGCGCGACTCGGCGGCGCTGTCGAGCACGGCGTCGAGCAGCGGGATGACGGACTCGCCGCCCTCCAGGGAGAAGCGCTTCTGGCCGACGTACTTCGTCTGGAGGAACGTCTCGAAGGCCTCCGCGGAGTTCAGCCGGCGCAGGATGCGCAGCTGCTCCTCGCGCTCGGGCTTGGTGGCGTGGGTCCGCTCGATGCGGTCCTGCAGCCACTTGCGCTGCTTCGGGTCCTGGATGTGCATGAACTCGACGCCGGTGGTGCGGCAGTACGAGTCGCGCAGCACGCCGAGGACGTCGCGCAGCTTCATCATCGACTTGCCGGCGAAGCCGCCGACCGCGAACTCCCGCTCCAGGTCCCACAGGGTGAGGCCGTGCTCGGTGATGTCCAGGTCGGGGTGCTTGCGCTGCTTGTACTCCAGCGGGTCCGTGTCGGCCATGACGTGGCCGCGGACGCGGTAGGAGTGGATCAGCTCGAAGACGCGGGCGGCCTTCGTGACGTCGTCGTCGTGCGAGGCGTCGATGTCCTTGAGCCAGCGGACCGGCTCGTAGGGGATCCGGAGCGCCTTGAAGATCTCGTCGTAGAAGCCCTGCTCGCCGAGGAGCAGGTTCGCGACGATCCGCAGGAACTCGCCGGAGGCGGCGCCCTGGATCACCCGGTGGTCGTAGGTCGACGTGAGCGTCATGACCTTCGAGATGCCGAGCTTGTTGAGAGTGTCCTGGCTCGTGCCCTGGAACTCCGCCGGGTAGTCCATGGAGCCGACGCCCATGATGACCGACTGGCCGGGCATCAGGCGCGGGACCGAGTGGACGGTGCCGAGGCCGCCGGGGTTGGTCAGGGAGACCGTCACACCGGTGAAGTCGTCCATGCCCAGCTTGCCGTCGCGGGCGCGCCGGACGATGTCCTCGTAGGCCTGCCAGAACTCGAAGAAGTTCAGGGTCTCGGCCTTCTTGATGCCCGCGACGACCAGCTGGCGGTCGCCGTTGGGCTTCACCAGGTCGATGGCGAGGCCGAAGTTGATGTGCTCCGGCTTGACCAGGGTGGGCTTGCCGTCCTTCTCCACGAAGGAGTGGTTCATGGACGGCATGGCCTTGATGGCCTGCACCATCGCGTACCCGATGAGGTGCGTGAAGGAGATCTTCCCGCCGCGGGCGCGCTTGAGGTGGTTGTTGATGACGATGCGGTTGTCGAAGAGCAGCTTCACCGGGACCGCGCGGACCGACGTCGCCGTCGGGACCTCGATCGAGGCGTTCATGTTCTTCGCGACCGCGGCGCTCGGGCCGCGCAGCGTCACGTACTCGGGACCGGCCGGAGCTGCCTCGGCAGGGGCCGCGGGCTCCGCCTTGGCGGCCGCGGGCTTCGCGGCGGCGGGCTTGGCGGCGGCCGGCTTCGCGGCGGGCGCCGGAGCGGCGGCCGCGGGCTTCGCGGGAGCGGCCGGTGCCTGCGCCTGGGGAGCGGCGGGGGCGGCCTGGGCCGCGGGCTTCGCCGGGGCGGCGGGCGCGGCAGGGGCGGGAGCAGTGGTGGACGCGGCCCCCGCGGCCGTGTCACCCGCCGGCTTCGCCGGGGCGGCGGCAGCAGAGGCGGCCACTCCTGGCTTGTAGTCGGCGAAGAAGTCCCACCAGGCTCGGTCGACCGAGTTCGGGTCCTGGAGGTACTGCTGGTAGATCTCGTCGACGAGCCACTCGTTGGGACCGAAGGCAGCAGCAGGGTCCTTGCCCTGACCGTCTTGGTCGGTCGAGATGCTCGAGCTACTGGGGGACTGTGACGACACGGCGGTAACCGCCCTCTTCCGCTTCACAAGGTGATGGACAGCGGAAATAAAGGCTACGCCTCCCGGAGCGTGAGGTGCAGACCGGGCCCGGCATCCGTCGCGTAAGTCACACCGGATCCGTGGTTTCGGCGCTGTGAATGGCGGGAAACAAGCGAGGTTCTGCAACGCCAGATGGCCGCGCGGGTACGTCGGTACGACGTCTACGCGCGGCGGCGTCCTCCGGGTGCCCCGAAGAGGCCCCCGTGAATCGCTTCCAGTCGAACCCTACGTCAACTTCACGCCTCGGGCAGGCCCGGAAGAGTGACCTGGATCCGGCAGCCGCGAGGGGATTCGGCCACCCCGATGTGACCTCCGTGGAGATCGACCGCCCAGCGCGCGATGGCCAGGCCGAGGCCCGTACCGCCGTCGTTGCCCGAGCCCTTCGCGGGGGCGCCCGCGTGGCTGCCGCGGTTGAAGCGCTCGAAGACGCGGTGCCACTCCGACTCCGGGATGCCGGGGCCCTCGTCGAGCACCTCCAGGTCCAGGGACTCGGGGTAGGGGCCGCGCCGGGCCCGCACCGTCACCCGCCCGTGCGGCGGGCTGTGCTTGACCGCGTTGTCGATGAGGTTCGCCACGACCTGGTGGAGCCGCTCCGCGTCCGCGTGGGCCGTCAGTTCCGGGGGTGACACGTCGAGGTGCAGATGGACGTCCGTACGCGTGTGGCTGCCGGAGCCCGACGCGATGCCCGCGCGCGCGGAGGCCACCATGTTGGCCTCCTTCAGGACACCCGACAGGTAGGGCCACACCTCGAAACGGCGGGACCTCAGGGGTACGACGCCGTTGTCCAGGCGGGAGAGGTCCAGGAGCGTCTCGACGAGCCGCCCCAGGCGCTCGGTCTGCTTCAGGGCCGTGCGCATCGTCTCCGGGTCCGCGGCGGACACGCCGTCGACGACGTTCTCCAGGACGGCACGGAGCGCCGCGATGGGCGTGCGCAGCTCGTGCGAGACGTTGGCGACGAGCTCCTTGCGCTGGGTGTCCTGCGCCTCCAGGTCGTCCGCCATGGCGTTGATCGTGGCGGCCACGTCGCCCAGCTCGTCGCGCCGGTCGGCGCCGCGCGCCCGGCGCGTGTAGTCGCCGTGCGAGACGGCGCGGGCCACCGCGTTCATCTCGTCGAGCGGGGCGGTGAGGCTGTGCGCCACGAACTGCGTGATGAGGAGCGTGGCGATCACCGAGAAGACGGTGATGAAGCGCAGCTCGGTCTGGGTCTTCATGGCCACGAGGAGCAGGCCCGTGGTGATGAACACCGAGACGACGACCAGGGCGCCCAGCTTGGTCTTGATGGAGAACGGCCGCAGTCCTCCGAAGGGCCCGTGCATCACGTCACGTGCCTCCGCCTCACGGGGTCCTCCGCCTCACGGGGTGGGGGTCTCCAGCGCGTATCCGACGCCGTGCACCGTGCGGATCCGCTCGGCCCCGATCTTCCGGCGCAGCGCCTTGATGTGGCTGTCGACGGTGCGGGTGCCGGACGCGTCGGCCCAGTCCCACACCTCGGCCAGCAGCTGCTCGCGCGACAGGACGGCGCGCGGGGTGTTGGCCAGGCAGACCAGCAGGTCGAACTCGGTGGGCGTCAGGTGGACGTCCTCGCTGCGCACCCGCACCCGCCGCTGGGCGTGGTCGATCTCCAGCTCGCCGAGGCGCAGGATGCCGCTGCGCGGCGTCGTCGCGGCGAGGGCGGCACGCTCGACCCTGCGCAGCAGGACGTGCACGCGGGCCGCGAGCTCGCGCATCGAGAACGGCTTGGTCATGTAGTCGTCCGCGCCGACGCCGAGCCCGACCAGCATGTCCGTCTCGTCGTCACGCGCGGTGAGCATGAGGACCGGGACGGGCCGCTGGGCCTGCACCCGGCGGCACACCTCCAGGCCGTCGAAGCCCGGCAGCATGATGTCGAGAATCAGCAGGTCGGGCTGCCATGCCTGGGCGGTGTCCACCGCCGAAGGGCCGTCTCCGGCCGTTTGCACGACGAAACCCTCGGCGCGCAGCCGGGCCGCGATGGCGTCGACGATCGTCGGGTCGTCCTCGACCACCAGCACCCGGCGCTGGGCGCCAGGCATCGCCGTGGCGCCGTTGTGGGAGGTGTGTGTCTGCTCCATCGCCCGCCCCTGACACTGATCGCTTGTGTTCGGTCAGCAGAGTACGGGTCGTGAAGGCACCTCGGCTACGCAGCCCGGACGCCGAGGTGGACCACGTCCGGGACGCCTCGGGCAACGGGGATCTCTTCGGTTCGTACCCCCTGGAATCCGGCATTCCGTAGAGCGTCGTCGAAAGCGGACGAGGGCTGGGCGGACCACACGGCGAGCACTCCACCGGGGTTCAGGCGGGCTTTGCAGGCGGCCAGACCGGCAGGCGAGTAAAGGGAGTTGTTGCCCTCCGTCACCGTCCAGTCGGGGCCGTTGTCGATGTCGAGACAGAGCGCGTCATAGGACTCCGTGGCTCCGGATACGTAGGAGACGAGGTCGGTGTGAAGAATCTGCGCACGTGTGTCGCGGAGCGCCGGTCCGGAGAGCTCGGCGAGGGGTCCCCCGTGGTGCCAGTCGATGATCGCCTGCTCGCGCTCGACGACGGCGATGCGTCCCCAGCGGGGGTCCGCGGCGGCGTGCGCGAGGGAGAAGCCGACGCCGAGGCCGCCGATGAGCAGGGCGGGGTCGGGGCGGTCGTCCAGGGCGTCGCGGGCCGCGTCGACGAGCAGGCGCTCGGAGCGGCCGTCGGAGGTGTCCATCAGGAAACAGCCGTTGGCGATGATCTGCAGCAGCTCGCCGTGGCGCCGCAGGACGACCTCGCCGTACGGCCCCTCGCGCCGGTCGAGCACGACGGGGGCGGCGGTCTGGGTGTGCATGGCGCACAGCCTATTTCCGGGAGGTGTTCCCGGGCGGGTGATTTTCCGGGCGCTCGTCGGCCGACGGCTGACGCAGGAGTCGCCCGCCGGGTTGACGTGTGAGACGCACCTCACGTGGCGCCCGTCATAGACAGCGCCGGAAAGAAGGGCAAAGGGTGGGGTGGGACGGAAGGAGCGCCACCCCCGTGAACCAGAGCGTGCGGCCCGCCGGGGCCGTGTCCGACGCCGGGACGCCGGCTGTGTCCGACGTCGAGGCGCCGGGCACCCTGAACGGAATACCGCGGCAGTCGCCGCCCCGGCCACCCCGAACGGGGGAGAGCCGCGAGCCGGATGTCGCGGACCGTGCCGCCGGTACGTCCGCACGGCGCCTCCGCCTCTGGCGGATCCTGCCCACGCCCACCGGCACGCCCTTCACCTTCGGTTACGCCGCGGTCCTCGCCGCCACCTCGCTCCTGACCCAGTACGCGGACCCGGACGTCGTCGACTCGCTGCTCCACGGGTCCAGCACCGACGTGGCGCACCTCGCGCAGAGCCCCCTCCTCGTCCTGGTCGCCAGCGCCCTGTGGATCGCGGGCGGCATCACGTCGCCGTACGCGATCGTCTTCCTGCTGGTGCTCACCGCACTGGAGCGGCGCATCGGAGGGCTGCGCGCCGCCGGTGTGTTCCTCCTCGGGCACGTCGTCGCCACGCTCGCGACGGAGGTCCCCGTCGGCTTCTCGGTCCTCGCGGGCCATCTGCCCGACAGCTCGCTGCACCGGCTCGACTACGGCATCAGCTTCGGTGTCGCAGCGAGCGTCGGCGCGCTCGCGGGCCTGCTCACGCCGTGGCTGCGGTGGACCGTGCTCGTCTGCTTCGGCGGGATGCTGGTCGACGACCTCATCGCGTTCACCGACCCGATGACGAACTGGGGCCACCTGCTCGCACTGGCGATCGGCGTTCTGACCTGGCCGCTGCTCAGGCGCCGGGGCCCGGAAGCCCGACCGGCCGACCCGGAAGCCTGACCGGCCGACCGACGGCATCCCTGCCGCGCACCGCGCGGCGCTTCCCGGTGATCGCTCACAGCGAACACGCCCCGGGGAACATCTCGGCACTCACAAGCATTGAGTCGATACAGCTCAACTTGAATGCCGAAAGGGAGATCATGGCTACTGAGTCCGCCTCGTACACTTCGCTCACTCTGCCTGTGCTGCCGCTCGACGACGAGGTGGTCCTGCCCGGCATGGTGGTTCCTTTCGACCTGTCCGACGCCGATGTACGGGCCGCGGTGGAGGCCGCACAGGCCGCCGCCCGGTCCAGTGGCGACAGCAAGCCGAAGGTGCTGCTTGTTCCGCGCATCGACGGGACGTACGCCGCGACCGGCGTCCTCGGCACCGTCGAGCAGGTCGGCAGGCTCTCCGACGGCGACCCCGGCGCCCTCATCCGCGGCCGCAGCCGCGTGCGCATCGGCGCGGGCACGACCGGCCCCGGCGCGGCCCTGTGGGTCGAGGGCACGAAGGTCGACGACTCCGTGCCGGAGCAGCTGCCGGGCGCCGTCACCGAGCTCGTCAAGGAGTACAAGGCGCTGGCCACCAGCTGGCTGAAGAAGCGCGGCGCCTGGCAGGTCGTGGACCGCGTGACCCAGATCGACGACGTCGCCGCGCTCGCCGACAACTCCGGATACTCCCCGTTCCTGACCACCCAGCAGAAGATCCAGCTCCTGGAGACCGAGGACGCGGTCGCCCGCCTCAAGCTCGCCACCGAGCAGCTGCGTGAGCACCTCGCCGAGCAGGACGTCGCCGAGTCCATCGCCAAGGACGTACAGGAAGGCGTGGACAAGCAGCAGCGCGAGTTCCTGCTGCGGCGCCAGCTCGACGCCGTCCGCAAGGAGCTGCGCGAGATCAACGGTGACAGCAAGGACACGGCTGAGGAGTCCGACGACTACCGCGCCCGCGTCGAGGCCGCCGACCTCCCCGAGAAGGTCCGCGAGGCCGCCCTCAAGGAGGTCGACAAGCTGGAGCGCGCGAGCGACCAGTCGCCCGAGGGCTCCTGGATCCGTACCTGGCTCGACACCGTCCTCGAACTGCCGTGGCACGAGCGCACCGATGACCAGTACGACATCAAGGGCGCCCAGGAGATCCTCGACGCCGAGCACTCCGGTCTCCAGGACGTGAAGGAGCGCATCACCGAGTACCTCGCGGTGCGCAAACGCCGTGCGGACCGCGGCCTCGGCGTCGTCGGCGGCCGCCGCGGCGGCGCGGTGCTCGCCCTCGTCGGCCCGCCCGGCGTCGGCAAGACGTCGCTCGGCGAGTCCGTCGCGCACGCCATGGGCCGCAAGTTCGTGCGTGTCGCACTCGGCGGCGTACGCGACGAGGCGGAGATCCGCGGCCACCGGCGTACGTACGTGGGGGCGCTGCCCGGACGCATCGTGCGGGCCATCAAGGAGGCCGGGTCCATGAACCCGGTGGTGCTCCTGGACGAGATCGACAAGGTGGGGTCCGACTTCCGTGGCGACCCGGCCGCCGCCCTCCTCGAAGTCCTCGACCCGGCCCAGAACCACACCTTCCGCGACCACTACCTGGAAGTGGAACTCGACCTCAGCGACGTCGTCTTCCTCGCCACCGCCAACGTCCTCGAAGCCATCCCCGAGGCCCTCCTCGACCGCATGGAGCTCGTCCGCCTCGACGGGTACACCGAGGACGAGAAGGTCGTCATCGCCCGCGACCACCTGCTCCCGCGTCAGCTGGAGCGGGCCGGGCTCGGCACCGACGAGGTGACGCTCGACGAGAGCGCCCTGCGCAAGCTCGCCGGTGAGTACACGCGTGAGGCCGGCGTGCGCAACCTGGAGCGGTCCGTCGCACGGCTGCTCCGCAAGGTCGCGGCCCAGCACGAGATGGGCGACCGTGAGCTGCCCTTCACCGTCACGGACGACGACCTGCGGGGCCTGATCGGGCGCCCGCGCCACGTGCCCGAGTCCGCACAGGACCCGGCGGAGCGGCGCACTTCGGTGCCGGGCGTGGCGACGGGGCTCGCGGTCACCGGAGCGGGCGGCGACGTGCTGTTCGTGGAGGCGTCGCTCGCGGACCCGGAGACGGGGGCGTCGGGGCTCACGCTCACCGGCCAGCTCGGCGACGTCATGAAGGAGTCGGCGCAGATCGCGCTGAGCTTCCTGCGCTCGCGCGGCGCCGAACTGGAGCTGCCCGTCGGCGACCTGAAGGAACGGGGCGTGCACATCCACTTCCCGGCGGGCGCCGTGCCGAAGGACGGCCCGAGCGCGGGCGTCACCCTGACGACCGCCCTCGCGTCGCTGCTCAGCGGCCGTCTGGTCCGCACGGACGTGGCGATGACCGGTGAGATCTCGCTGACGGGCCGCGTCCTGCCGATCGGCGGGGTGAAGCAGAAGCTGCTCGCCGCGCACCGCGCCGGAATCACCACGGTGATCATCCCGAAGCGGAACGAGGCGGACCTCGACGATGTCCCGGCCGAGGTCCTGGAGAAGCTCGACGTGCACGCGGTCACGGACGTGCGCCAGGTGCTGGAACTGGCCCTCACGGAGGCCGAGGTGAGGATCCCGGCCGCCGCGTAGAACCGCACACGGGAACGGCGGCCGCCCCCACGCGGGGGTGGCCGCCGTCCGTACGCTCAGCCGTTGGCGAGCGCCACCACCCGGTCGAGGGCGCCGTTGAACTGGTTGTGGTCACCGACCGTCGGGCCCGACGAGGTGTACTGCCACATGGTGTGGAAGCCCCAGCCGGCCGGGAGTTCGCCCGGGCTCGTGTTGTAGCGGGCGATCCAGAGCGGGTTGCTCGCGCCGAAGCCGCTGTAGTTGCCGGTGCACTGCTTCCACCAGCTGGTCGCGGTGTAGATGACGGCGTCGCGTCCGGTGCGGGCCTTGTAGGTGTTCAGGAAGTCGCGGATCCAGCTGACCATCCCCGACTGGGACTTGCCGAAGCAGGCCGCGCCGTACGGGTTCCACTCGATGTCGAGCGCGCCCGGCAGCGTCCTGCCGTCGCGCGACCAGCCGCCGCCGTTGCTCGCGAAGTAGTTGGCCTGGGTGGCGCCGCTTGAGGTGTCCGGCGTCGCGAAGTGGTACGCGCCGCGGATCATGCCCACGTTGTACGAGCCGTTGTACTGCTGGGCGAAGTAGGGGTTCTTGTACGAGGTGCTCTCGGTGGCCTTGACATAGGCCCACTTCACCCCGCTGTTCCAGAGCGTCTGCCAGGCGACGTTGCCCTGGTGGCTGCTGACGTCGACGCCCTCGGTCTGGGTCGCGTCACCACCGGCGGGGCGGCCGCCCTGGCCGTCGTGTTCGATGACGCCCTGGCCGAGGCGGGCGGTGCCGCGGTCGGGGACGTCGTCCGCCGTGGCCGCCGTGGGGAGCGTCAGGAGGAGGGAGAGGGCGGACAGTGCTGCGAGGAGAACCCCCGCCGGCGACAAGCGCGAGCGGCGGGCCGGTCCGGGTCTGTGCACGGGCATGGGCGTGCCTCCGAGGGCCTCGGTGGTGCTCGGTGGGGACCTGTCGACATGTAGTGGTGTGAACATGTCATGCGAAAAGCTACGCACGTAGACCGCTGCTAGGGAAGAGGTCCAGAGTTCTGCCGTTGGTCCACTCCTGTGGCGGCGGCACCGGGGCGGTACCGCCCGGACCTTGCGAAATACTGGTCAGACCGCTGCCGCCACGGCCGCGGCGCGAGAGCCTTCCGGCGATAACTTTCAGGATCGGGAAAACGGGACATGGGTGCTGCAGAAGAGGGCATGAAGCCCGGCGCGCGTGACGACGACGGGCACGGGGCCCAGAAGGCACGGGGGGCGGACCGCGAGTTCCTCTCCCTGGAACGGGAGTTGTCGCTCCTGCTGCGCCGCGCGCGGGCCTCATCGGGCGAGATGGCGCGCCAGGTCCACCCCGACCTGGAGCCGGCGGCGTACGGACTGCTCGTCTGCCTGGACGACTCGGGCCCGCAGCGGGCCACCGACCTCGCCGCCTACATCGGCGTCGGCAAGGCCACGATGAGCCGCCAGCTGCGGGCCCTGGAAGAGCTCGGCCTGGTCGCGCGCGAGCCCGACCCGGCCGACGGCCGCGCCTGGCTCATCCGGCTCACGCCCGACGGCCGCACCCGCTTCCGCACGGTGCGCGCCGCCCGCCGCGCCCGCTACGTGCGGCGCCTCGCGAGCTGGGACCGGGCGGAGGTCGCCGAACTCGCAAGACTGCTCGGCCGGCTGAACGCGAGCGCGGAGTGACCACGAACCCGGCTCGCCCACGTCACCACTCCGCGTAGACGACCGCCGCGTCGTCGTGCCGCTTCCCGCGCGGAAAGGCCACGAGGTCCGGATCCGCGCGCTCCAACTGCCGCACCCGGTCCAGCAGATGCTGCGGGCCCTGCTTGCGCAGCAGCGCGAAGCAGTCGGCCCAGTCGCCCTCGCGGAACGTCTCCACCCACCGCCCGGCCCCGTCGGTGAGCGCCGCCACCGCCGTGACCTCCGAACGGGGCAGCTCACCGGTGACCGCGCGGTCGGCCGCCGAAGGGTCGGACGCGGCCGTGAAGAAGCCGTCCTCCGCGTTGCGCAGCGCCTCGACCGCCGTTCCGTAGGCGCGGGCCGCGACGTCCCGCTCCGCGGAGCCGCGCGGCAGGGCGCGCACCTGGTCGCGCAGGGCCTGCACGGTGGGCGGCAGTTCGGCGAGGCGGCGGTCGAGGACGGCCGTCACCTCGCCGTCGCGGCCCGCCAGGAGGAGCGCCGAGTCGGAAAGGACCAAGTGCTCGACGCGCTCCTCGTCCCACCGCACGAGCACCACGGTTGCCTGAGGTGTGCGTGGGTGAGAAAGGTCACAGGTTGAACCATGCGCTTCAGCGGTACGCGTGATGCCGGTCGCCAGGATCTCAGGGAGCGTCATATCCCGGCGTGAAACGGACAGTTCCCCCAGTGCGCCGCCGAGTCGCGCCGTGAACCAAGGGACGGAATGCGGACAGCCCACCGACCCCTCGG
The sequence above is a segment of the Streptomyces sp. Je 1-369 genome. Coding sequences within it:
- a CDS encoding protein phosphatase 2C domain-containing protein, giving the protein MRIELATEPGDPARPNEDYASVALPASGQGGSLVLLDGVTPPEGSVGCPHSVPWFTARLGGALGELSVSRRDMTLPEILATGITRTAEAHGSTCDLSHPRTPQATVVLVRWDEERVEHLVLSDSALLLAGRDGEVTAVLDRRLAELPPTVQALRDQVRALPRGSAERDVAARAYGTAVEALRNAEDGFFTAASDPSAADRAVTGELPRSEVTAVAALTDGAGRWVETFREGDWADCFALLRKQGPQHLLDRVRQLERADPDLVAFPRGKRHDDAAVVYAEW
- a CDS encoding response regulator transcription factor; amino-acid sequence: MEQTHTSHNGATAMPGAQRRVLVVEDDPTIVDAIAARLRAEGFVVQTAGDGPSAVDTAQAWQPDLLILDIMLPGFDGLEVCRRVQAQRPVPVLMLTARDDETDMLVGLGVGADDYMTKPFSMRELAARVHVLLRRVERAALAATTPRSGILRLGELEIDHAQRRVRVRSEDVHLTPTEFDLLVCLANTPRAVLSREQLLAEVWDWADASGTRTVDSHIKALRRKIGAERIRTVHGVGYALETPTP
- a CDS encoding sensor histidine kinase, with amino-acid sequence MHGPFGGLRPFSIKTKLGALVVVSVFITTGLLLVAMKTQTELRFITVFSVIATLLITQFVAHSLTAPLDEMNAVARAVSHGDYTRRARGADRRDELGDVAATINAMADDLEAQDTQRKELVANVSHELRTPIAALRAVLENVVDGVSAADPETMRTALKQTERLGRLVETLLDLSRLDNGVVPLRSRRFEVWPYLSGVLKEANMVASARAGIASGSGSHTRTDVHLHLDVSPPELTAHADAERLHQVVANLIDNAVKHSPPHGRVTVRARRGPYPESLDLEVLDEGPGIPESEWHRVFERFNRGSHAGAPAKGSGNDGGTGLGLAIARWAVDLHGGHIGVAESPRGCRIQVTLPGLPEA
- a CDS encoding multifunctional oxoglutarate decarboxylase/oxoglutarate dehydrogenase thiamine pyrophosphate-binding subunit/dihydrolipoyllysine-residue succinyltransferase subunit; this translates as MSSQSPSSSSISTDQDGQGKDPAAAFGPNEWLVDEIYQQYLQDPNSVDRAWWDFFADYKPGVAASAAAAPAKPAGDTAAGAASTTAPAPAAPAAPAKPAAQAAPAAPQAQAPAAPAKPAAAAPAPAAKPAAAKPAAAKPAAAKAEPAAPAEAAPAGPEYVTLRGPSAAVAKNMNASIEVPTATSVRAVPVKLLFDNRIVINNHLKRARGGKISFTHLIGYAMVQAIKAMPSMNHSFVEKDGKPTLVKPEHINFGLAIDLVKPNGDRQLVVAGIKKAETLNFFEFWQAYEDIVRRARDGKLGMDDFTGVTVSLTNPGGLGTVHSVPRLMPGQSVIMGVGSMDYPAEFQGTSQDTLNKLGISKVMTLTSTYDHRVIQGAASGEFLRIVANLLLGEQGFYDEIFKALRIPYEPVRWLKDIDASHDDDVTKAARVFELIHSYRVRGHVMADTDPLEYKQRKHPDLDITEHGLTLWDLEREFAVGGFAGKSMMKLRDVLGVLRDSYCRTTGVEFMHIQDPKQRKWLQDRIERTHATKPEREEQLRILRRLNSAEAFETFLQTKYVGQKRFSLEGGESVIPLLDAVLDSAAESRLDEVVIGMAHRGRLNVLANIVGKSYAQIFREFEGNMDPKSMHGSGDVKYHLGAEGTFTGLDGEQIKVSLAANPSHLETVDPVIEGIVRAKQDIINKGGTDFTVLPVALHGDAAFAGQGVVAETLNMSQLRGYRTGGTVHIVINNQVGFTAAPESSRSSMYATDVARMIEAPIFHVNGDDPEAVVRVARLAFEFRQAFNKDVVIDLICYRRRGHNESDNPAFTQPLMYDLIDKKRSVRKLYTESLIGRGDITLEEAEQALQDFQGQLEKVFTEVREAVSQPAQADVPAPQAEFPVHVETAISQEVVKRIAESQVNIPDRVTVHPRLLPQLQRRATMVEEGTIDWGMGETLAIGSLLLEGTPVRLSGQDSRRGTFGQRHAVLIDRATGEDYTPLMYLSEEQARYNVYDSLLSEYAVMGFEYGYSLARPESLVMWEAQFGDFVNGAQTVVDEYISAAEQKWNQHSGVTLLLPHGYEGQGPDHSSARIERFLQLCAQNNMTVAMPTLPSNYFHLLRWQVHNPHHKPLVVFTPKSMLRLKAAASKTEEFTTGGFRPVIGDSHVDPSAVRKVVFCAGKLYYDLEAERQKRGVTDTAIIRIERLYPLPGAELQAEIAKYPNAEKYLWAQEEPANQGAWPFIALNLIDHLDLAVGADIPHGERLRRISRPHGSSPAVGSAKRHQAEQEQLISEVFEA
- a CDS encoding MarR family winged helix-turn-helix transcriptional regulator, whose translation is MKPGARDDDGHGAQKARGADREFLSLERELSLLLRRARASSGEMARQVHPDLEPAAYGLLVCLDDSGPQRATDLAAYIGVGKATMSRQLRALEELGLVAREPDPADGRAWLIRLTPDGRTRFRTVRAARRARYVRRLASWDRAEVAELARLLGRLNASAE
- a CDS encoding spermidine synthase translates to MHTQTAAPVVLDRREGPYGEVVLRRHGELLQIIANGCFLMDTSDGRSERLLVDAARDALDDRPDPALLIGGLGVGFSLAHAAADPRWGRIAVVEREQAIIDWHHGGPLAELSGPALRDTRAQILHTDLVSYVSGATESYDALCLDIDNGPDWTVTEGNNSLYSPAGLAACKARLNPGGVLAVWSAQPSSAFDDALRNAGFQGVRTEEIPVARGVPDVVHLGVRAA
- a CDS encoding rhomboid-like protein is translated as MNQSVRPAGAVSDAGTPAVSDVEAPGTLNGIPRQSPPRPPRTGESREPDVADRAAGTSARRLRLWRILPTPTGTPFTFGYAAVLAATSLLTQYADPDVVDSLLHGSSTDVAHLAQSPLLVLVASALWIAGGITSPYAIVFLLVLTALERRIGGLRAAGVFLLGHVVATLATEVPVGFSVLAGHLPDSSLHRLDYGISFGVAASVGALAGLLTPWLRWTVLVCFGGMLVDDLIAFTDPMTNWGHLLALAIGVLTWPLLRRRGPEARPADPEA
- the lon gene encoding endopeptidase La, whose protein sequence is MATESASYTSLTLPVLPLDDEVVLPGMVVPFDLSDADVRAAVEAAQAAARSSGDSKPKVLLVPRIDGTYAATGVLGTVEQVGRLSDGDPGALIRGRSRVRIGAGTTGPGAALWVEGTKVDDSVPEQLPGAVTELVKEYKALATSWLKKRGAWQVVDRVTQIDDVAALADNSGYSPFLTTQQKIQLLETEDAVARLKLATEQLREHLAEQDVAESIAKDVQEGVDKQQREFLLRRQLDAVRKELREINGDSKDTAEESDDYRARVEAADLPEKVREAALKEVDKLERASDQSPEGSWIRTWLDTVLELPWHERTDDQYDIKGAQEILDAEHSGLQDVKERITEYLAVRKRRADRGLGVVGGRRGGAVLALVGPPGVGKTSLGESVAHAMGRKFVRVALGGVRDEAEIRGHRRTYVGALPGRIVRAIKEAGSMNPVVLLDEIDKVGSDFRGDPAAALLEVLDPAQNHTFRDHYLEVELDLSDVVFLATANVLEAIPEALLDRMELVRLDGYTEDEKVVIARDHLLPRQLERAGLGTDEVTLDESALRKLAGEYTREAGVRNLERSVARLLRKVAAQHEMGDRELPFTVTDDDLRGLIGRPRHVPESAQDPAERRTSVPGVATGLAVTGAGGDVLFVEASLADPETGASGLTLTGQLGDVMKESAQIALSFLRSRGAELELPVGDLKERGVHIHFPAGAVPKDGPSAGVTLTTALASLLSGRLVRTDVAMTGEISLTGRVLPIGGVKQKLLAAHRAGITTVIIPKRNEADLDDVPAEVLEKLDVHAVTDVRQVLELALTEAEVRIPAAA
- a CDS encoding lysozyme produces the protein MPVHRPGPARRSRLSPAGVLLAALSALSLLLTLPTAATADDVPDRGTARLGQGVIEHDGQGGRPAGGDATQTEGVDVSSHQGNVAWQTLWNSGVKWAYVKATESTSYKNPYFAQQYNGSYNVGMIRGAYHFATPDTSSGATQANYFASNGGGWSRDGRTLPGALDIEWNPYGAACFGKSQSGMVSWIRDFLNTYKARTGRDAVIYTATSWWKQCTGNYSGFGASNPLWIARYNTSPGELPAGWGFHTMWQYTSSGPTVGDHNQFNGALDRVVALANG